The following are encoded in a window of Amphibacillus xylanus NBRC 15112 genomic DNA:
- the glyS gene encoding glycine--tRNA ligase subunit beta, whose protein sequence is MSTTNVLFEVGLEEMPARYIIETEKQLKNRTIEWLEDNRLTYGTLKTFITPRRFAIQIIDLIGKQPDLEVEVRGPAKKIAHDEAGNWSKAAIGFTKGQGVSVDDIYFQDVKGTEYIFVKKFTPGKHVNDILPTFKDVILSMNFPKNMRWGTSKLRYIRPIKWLIALQNDQIIDFEIEGVKTGNVTVGHRFLGGKVTINDPLNYESILREQFVIADRNNRQADILSQLNELADHNNWQIDLDNDLVEEVTDLVEFPTIFYGTFSEDYLTVPEEVLITSMKVHQRYFPVRNHDGKLLPFFIGVRNGNKDFIENVARGNEKVLNARLADGLFFYEEDQKKSIEENNEKLTKIIFQQQLGTVAEKVKRVTANAVAIADQLGLSNSEINQVERAATISKFDLVSQMVDEFPELQGVMGEKYALIFGEDPEVAKAINEQYMPRHANDQLPNSTIGSILSIADKIDTIVGCIGIGLIPTGSQDPYALRRQAMGIIQILEQQNWLINFETIVDIALDQFKQGLIDLDQHDQVRASVMDFIQGRISYLVKEENVSHDIIKAVTHQQIGVISHLLNKAKLLERKRQDESFKQSQEALGRVVNIAKLELDYQVTDELFENNSEQALYSAFNEIKSSYESKVNEGLFEDALQLLEQLAPKIEQFFDQTLVMVDDEAVKNNRIALLNGIARLINQLANFKDIEWKQHF, encoded by the coding sequence ATGTCAACAACTAATGTATTATTTGAAGTTGGCTTAGAAGAAATGCCAGCAAGATATATAATCGAAACAGAAAAACAATTAAAAAATCGAACAATCGAATGGTTAGAGGATAATCGATTGACTTATGGCACGCTGAAAACATTTATTACACCACGACGTTTTGCTATTCAAATTATTGATTTAATTGGTAAGCAACCAGATTTAGAAGTAGAAGTAAGAGGTCCAGCTAAAAAAATTGCCCATGATGAAGCTGGTAACTGGTCAAAAGCAGCAATTGGTTTTACTAAAGGTCAAGGTGTATCTGTCGATGATATTTATTTTCAAGATGTTAAAGGAACTGAATATATCTTTGTTAAAAAGTTTACTCCTGGAAAACACGTAAATGACATTTTGCCAACATTTAAAGATGTTATTTTATCAATGAACTTTCCTAAAAATATGCGCTGGGGAACGAGCAAATTAAGATATATTCGCCCGATTAAATGGCTTATTGCTTTACAGAATGATCAGATCATTGATTTTGAGATTGAAGGCGTGAAGACAGGTAACGTAACTGTTGGACATCGATTCTTAGGTGGGAAAGTTACAATTAACGATCCTTTAAACTATGAATCCATTTTACGTGAGCAATTTGTTATTGCAGATCGAAACAATCGTCAAGCAGATATTTTATCTCAGCTTAATGAATTAGCTGATCATAACAATTGGCAAATAGATCTCGATAATGATTTAGTTGAAGAGGTCACTGATTTAGTTGAATTTCCAACAATTTTCTACGGTACATTTAGTGAAGATTATTTAACTGTTCCTGAAGAAGTATTAATTACGTCAATGAAAGTACATCAGCGTTATTTCCCTGTTCGTAATCATGATGGAAAATTACTCCCGTTCTTTATTGGTGTGAGAAATGGAAATAAAGATTTTATCGAGAATGTCGCTAGAGGAAATGAGAAAGTATTAAATGCACGTTTAGCTGACGGTTTATTTTTCTATGAGGAAGATCAAAAGAAATCTATCGAAGAAAATAATGAAAAATTAACGAAAATTATTTTCCAACAGCAATTAGGCACAGTTGCAGAGAAAGTAAAGCGCGTAACTGCTAATGCTGTTGCAATTGCAGACCAACTTGGATTATCGAATAGTGAAATCAATCAAGTGGAACGCGCTGCAACAATTAGTAAATTTGATTTAGTATCACAAATGGTAGATGAGTTCCCTGAATTACAAGGTGTAATGGGTGAAAAATACGCCTTAATTTTTGGTGAAGATCCAGAAGTTGCAAAAGCAATTAATGAACAATATATGCCACGTCATGCGAATGATCAATTGCCGAATTCAACGATAGGTTCAATCTTAAGTATTGCCGATAAAATTGATACAATCGTTGGTTGTATTGGAATTGGCCTTATTCCAACGGGCTCACAAGATCCATACGCATTAAGACGTCAAGCAATGGGCATTATCCAAATTCTTGAACAACAGAATTGGCTAATTAATTTTGAAACGATTGTAGATATTGCATTAGATCAATTTAAACAAGGATTAATTGACTTAGATCAACACGATCAAGTTAGAGCATCAGTGATGGACTTTATTCAAGGACGAATTAGTTATTTAGTTAAAGAAGAAAACGTATCGCATGACATTATTAAAGCAGTCACTCATCAACAAATTGGAGTGATTTCACATCTGTTAAATAAAGCCAAGCTTTTGGAAAGAAAACGTCAAGATGAGTCTTTTAAACAAAGTCAAGAGGCACTAGGTAGGGTTGTGAATATCGCTAAGCTTGAATTAGATTATCAAGTAACTGATGAACTATTTGAAAATAATAGTGAGCAAGCATTGTATTCAGCGTTTAACGAAATTAAGTCTAGCTATGAATCGAAGGTAAACGAAGGGCTATTTGAAGATGCACTACAACTATTAGAACAATTAGCACCAAAAATCGAACAATTCTTTGATCAGACGCTTGTGATGGTTGATGATGAGGCAGTTAAAAATAACCGAATTGCATTGTTAAATGGCATTGCTCGTTTAATTAATCAATTAGCTAATTTTAAAGATATTGAGTGGAAGCAGCATTTTTAG